A genomic region of Pseudomonas frederiksbergensis contains the following coding sequences:
- a CDS encoding DUF6124 family protein, producing MKKIPPNPPESPAVSDPISHIFTIAPNVDTETLLIHTSETLASLNAMTTDLAFELEGSRRNVALAIQQLAVLAELMVNRVLEHLDTPDSASGVRH from the coding sequence ATGAAAAAGATCCCCCCCAATCCCCCCGAATCCCCAGCCGTTTCCGATCCCATCAGCCACATCTTCACCATCGCCCCAAACGTCGACACCGAAACCCTGCTGATCCACACCTCCGAAACCCTCGCTTCGCTCAACGCCATGACCACTGACCTGGCCTTTGAACTCGAAGGCTCGCGCCGCAATGTGGCGTTGGCGATTCAGCAGTTAGCGGTGCTGGCCGAGTTGATGGTGAACCGGGTGCTGGAGCACCTCGACACGCCTGATTCGGCATCCGGTGTTCGCCACTGA
- a CDS encoding T6SS phospholipase effector Tle1-like catalytic domain-containing protein: MGQKFDGCNCAACRDRALKKLARQTAERNRKTAERNREEARDSERSQRRYDEMQARQRALEEQYNDARQAKEAREEAARVKITLRIGVFFDGTGNNPFNVEMGQRCGAHYPVSPEDMDSNCKPYMKDPNSSYGSEVTNIKRLYDLYQSTQNIEEIISLNRAFDKVYVEGIGTAAGEKDSLLGSAFGRGETGIEARVFQAFTFIKQQISQFHRKNPEIHINALVFDVFGFSRGAAAARYFAHLCMARTGSPLRETLSLPERLFARGFSKIFGEGVNTGFIGLFDTVASVGGLSNLGYVRSPAAPGVKLHLLPKFFPNVLQLVARDEYRANFALNRIGPDHPEISLPGAHADIGGGYLDEAEERLMLSPMQALDVPLATDVKNTSIYRSAEQERAKWHAKGWPLDMLALLTPEPKMLPPDPQDRMAPKQKRVFVGLQLQRKVSAGLARVYLRVMYEAAKKHGVEFEDIHQRPKLVPPPELQSLCDRFVAGDYSLTPAEEQLLKLRYIHLSAHWTPTFLSGPRTSKAELVYVNVPTADAVRVQHPHVPEWTL, from the coding sequence ATGGGACAAAAGTTCGATGGCTGCAATTGCGCGGCCTGCCGCGACAGAGCCCTGAAAAAGCTCGCCAGACAAACGGCCGAACGCAACCGGAAAACGGCTGAACGCAACCGAGAAGAAGCACGAGACTCGGAACGGAGCCAACGCCGATACGACGAGATGCAGGCGCGGCAACGGGCACTGGAAGAACAGTACAACGATGCCCGGCAAGCCAAGGAAGCGCGCGAAGAGGCCGCCCGCGTGAAGATCACCCTGCGTATCGGGGTGTTTTTCGATGGCACCGGCAACAACCCGTTCAATGTCGAGATGGGGCAACGCTGCGGCGCCCATTACCCGGTGTCGCCGGAGGATATGGACAGCAACTGCAAGCCGTATATGAAGGACCCGAACAGCAGTTATGGGAGTGAAGTGACAAATATCAAGAGGTTGTATGACCTTTATCAGAGCACTCAAAACATCGAAGAAATCATCTCCCTCAATCGGGCATTCGATAAGGTCTACGTCGAGGGCATCGGCACGGCAGCGGGCGAGAAAGACAGCTTGCTGGGGTCGGCATTTGGCCGGGGTGAAACAGGCATCGAAGCCCGAGTGTTTCAAGCATTTACTTTCATAAAACAGCAGATATCGCAATTTCATAGAAAAAATCCTGAGATCCACATCAATGCGCTGGTTTTCGATGTGTTCGGCTTCAGTCGTGGCGCTGCGGCAGCCAGGTACTTCGCCCATCTGTGCATGGCCAGAACCGGCAGTCCGCTGCGCGAAACCCTGTCCCTGCCCGAACGGTTATTCGCCCGGGGCTTCAGCAAGATATTTGGCGAAGGGGTGAACACCGGGTTTATCGGCCTGTTCGACACCGTCGCCTCCGTCGGCGGCCTGAGCAATCTGGGCTATGTGCGCAGCCCTGCGGCCCCCGGGGTCAAATTGCACCTGCTGCCAAAGTTCTTCCCGAATGTGTTGCAACTGGTGGCGCGGGATGAGTACCGCGCCAACTTCGCGCTGAATCGCATCGGCCCGGATCACCCGGAAATCAGCCTGCCGGGAGCCCATGCGGATATCGGCGGCGGCTACCTCGATGAAGCCGAGGAACGCTTGATGCTCAGCCCCATGCAGGCCTTGGACGTGCCCCTGGCCACCGACGTCAAAAACACCTCGATCTACCGCAGCGCCGAGCAGGAACGGGCGAAATGGCACGCCAAGGGCTGGCCGCTGGACATGCTGGCGCTGCTCACCCCGGAACCGAAGATGCTGCCACCCGACCCGCAGGACCGTATGGCGCCGAAACAGAAACGGGTCTTTGTCGGGCTACAACTCCAGCGTAAGGTCAGTGCCGGGCTGGCGCGGGTGTACCTGCGGGTGATGTATGAGGCAGCGAAGAAGCATGGCGTTGAGTTTGAAGATATTCATCAACGCCCCAAACTGGTACCCCCTCCCGAGCTTCAGTCTTTGTGCGACCGATTTGTTGCCGGCGACTACAGCCTTACGCCTGCCGAAGAGCAGTTGCTGAAACTGCGCTACATCCACCTGTCGGCGCACTGGACCCCGACCTTTCTCTCGGGTCCACGCACCAGCAAAGCTGAGCTGGTTTATGTCAATGTCCCGACGGCGGATGCTGTGCGGGTGCAACACCCTCATGTACCGGAATGGACGCTGTAG
- a CDS encoding lipocalin-like domain-containing protein, with protein sequence MRINRAVGVLVLAVLLLTLTGCDDSSKHNAGFAGLGSEAAAFKQVTPGRVFSFPADHGVHDGYRVEWWYITANLKDPQGREFGVQWTLFRNALKAGPEQPGWASQIIWLGHAAVTSATVHHAAERYARGGVGQAGVQNVPFAAWIDDWRLSTQTDTANPLAEMQVQASGKGFNYRLRLNANRPLVLQGEQGFSQKSEQGQASYYYSQPFFQASGSLEIDGTTYQVSGPAWLDREWSSQPLTSNQTGWDWFSLHLDSGAQLMLFRVRQKDGAAYLTGTWINPDGSTVRLSRDEISLTPLLSSEVAGRSLPTRWSIKVPGQGLDITSSALNPGAWMDLRIPYWEGPVQLSGSHAGNGYLEMTGY encoded by the coding sequence ATGAGGATTAACCGGGCGGTCGGTGTGCTGGTGCTGGCCGTGCTGTTGCTGACATTGACCGGTTGTGATGACTCATCGAAGCACAACGCGGGGTTCGCCGGTCTCGGCAGCGAAGCCGCGGCGTTCAAGCAGGTAACGCCCGGCCGGGTATTCAGTTTCCCGGCCGATCACGGCGTCCATGACGGTTATCGCGTCGAGTGGTGGTACATCACCGCCAACCTCAAGGACCCGCAGGGGCGGGAATTTGGCGTGCAGTGGACGTTGTTCCGCAATGCCCTGAAGGCTGGGCCCGAGCAGCCCGGCTGGGCCAGCCAGATTATTTGGCTTGGTCACGCGGCGGTGACCTCGGCGACCGTTCACCATGCGGCTGAGCGCTACGCCCGCGGTGGCGTCGGTCAAGCCGGGGTTCAAAACGTACCGTTTGCGGCGTGGATCGATGACTGGCGCCTGAGCACTCAAACCGATACCGCGAACCCGTTGGCCGAGATGCAGGTGCAGGCCAGCGGCAAAGGCTTCAATTATCGACTGCGACTCAACGCCAATCGGCCATTGGTGCTGCAAGGCGAGCAGGGTTTCAGTCAAAAATCCGAGCAGGGTCAGGCGTCGTACTACTACAGCCAGCCGTTCTTCCAGGCCAGTGGCAGCCTGGAAATCGATGGCACGACCTATCAGGTCAGTGGCCCGGCCTGGCTCGACCGTGAGTGGAGCAGCCAGCCGCTGACGAGCAACCAGACCGGTTGGGACTGGTTTTCCCTGCACCTGGACAGTGGCGCGCAGTTGATGCTGTTTCGGGTGCGGCAAAAGGACGGGGCGGCGTACCTGACCGGCACCTGGATCAACCCGGACGGCAGCACGGTGCGACTGTCACGAGATGAGATCAGCCTCACGCCGTTGCTGTCTTCCGAGGTGGCCGGACGGAGTTTACCGACACGCTGGTCGATCAAAGTCCCGGGCCAAGGCCTGGATATCACCAGCAGCGCGTTGAACCCCGGGGCCTGGATGGATTTGCGCATTCCCTATTGGGAGGGGCCGGTGCAGTTGAGCGGCAGCCATGCTGGCAACGGGTATCTGGAAATGACCGGGTACTGA
- a CDS encoding ABC transporter permease, giving the protein MSVLRETLRALLSHWRQHPVQFFSVLTGLWLATSLLTGVQALNSQARESYARASQLIGGEPQASLSAPNGATFSQGLFVNLRRAGWPVSPVLQARIQLKGHEDLRLQLLGIEPLSLPTGSALAGQHLDMAKIVDFVGPPGRTWIAPSTLQALGLLEGAQPQSLNGQTLPPLHSQVDMAPGVLLVDIGAAQHVLDLPEQLSRLLLPKDFAATEPRLPTELAGQLQLKRSGEENNLSRLTESFHLNLDALGFLSFVVGLFIVHAAIGLALEQRRGLFRTLRACGVSVRWLIFCLSLELGGLALLGGMVGVASGYLLASLLLPDVAASLRGLYGAEVAGQLSLSPLWWFSGLGLSLLGALLAGANSLLRAAQLPLLALANPQAWHQAHARWLRRQGWVAALAAVIGLSALLWGDSLASGFVLMAALLIGAALSLPVLLNTALNLLVRRSRSVLGQWFLADCRQQLPALSLALMALLLALAANIGAGSMTTGFRQTFSDWLEQRLTAELYVNPQNPAQAVELQQWLLEQKLSAVLPSWQVSVSLQGWPADLYGVIDHPTYREHWPLLEALGERPWDQLATHDTVMLSEQLARRLKLRLGDRLIIPTPQGVWSPQLVGIYADYGNPKGHLLVNADHLLRYWPQLTPSRFNLRVDPAQIPALLTALQSRFALDDSRIYDQARLKGWSTQVFERTFAATAALNSLTLGVAGVALFISLLTQSQSRLGQLAPLWALGVTRRQLMVLNLGQTWLLTLLTSVVAVPLGLALAWCLDTVINVQAFGWRLPLRVFPLQLAQLMGVAMLATLLASAWPLFKLYRTQPADLLRSFAHED; this is encoded by the coding sequence ATGAGCGTTTTGCGCGAAACCTTGCGCGCGTTGCTCAGTCATTGGCGCCAGCATCCGGTGCAGTTTTTCAGTGTGCTGACCGGGCTCTGGCTGGCCACCAGCCTGTTGACCGGGGTGCAGGCGCTGAACAGTCAGGCACGAGAAAGTTACGCTCGCGCCAGTCAGCTGATTGGCGGCGAACCCCAGGCCAGCCTGAGTGCGCCGAATGGCGCGACCTTCTCTCAGGGGTTGTTCGTCAACCTGCGCCGGGCGGGTTGGCCGGTATCACCGGTGTTGCAGGCACGAATCCAGCTCAAGGGGCATGAAGACCTGCGTTTACAGCTGTTGGGCATCGAGCCGTTGTCGCTGCCCACCGGCTCGGCGCTGGCCGGACAACACCTGGACATGGCGAAGATAGTCGATTTTGTCGGCCCGCCGGGCCGTACCTGGATTGCCCCGTCAACCTTGCAGGCACTGGGTTTGCTTGAGGGCGCTCAACCGCAAAGCCTGAACGGGCAGACCTTGCCGCCGTTGCACAGCCAGGTCGACATGGCCCCCGGCGTGCTGCTGGTGGACATCGGTGCTGCACAGCACGTGCTGGATTTGCCGGAACAATTGTCGCGCCTGTTGTTGCCCAAGGATTTCGCCGCCACCGAGCCCCGGCTACCCACCGAGTTGGCCGGTCAGTTGCAACTCAAGCGCAGCGGTGAGGAAAACAACCTGTCGCGGCTTACCGAGAGTTTCCACCTTAACCTCGACGCGCTGGGCTTTCTGTCGTTTGTGGTCGGTTTGTTTATCGTCCACGCGGCCATCGGTCTGGCGCTGGAGCAACGTCGCGGGCTGTTCAGAACCCTGCGCGCCTGCGGGGTCAGTGTGCGGTGGCTGATTTTCTGTCTGAGCCTTGAATTGGGTGGGCTGGCACTGCTCGGCGGGATGGTCGGGGTGGCCAGCGGTTACCTGTTGGCCAGTCTGCTGTTGCCAGACGTTGCCGCCAGCTTACGCGGCTTGTACGGCGCGGAAGTGGCGGGGCAGCTGAGTCTCAGCCCGCTGTGGTGGTTCAGCGGGCTCGGTTTGAGCTTGCTCGGTGCGCTGCTGGCCGGCGCGAACAGTTTGCTGCGGGCGGCGCAACTGCCGCTGCTGGCGTTGGCCAACCCGCAAGCCTGGCATCAGGCTCACGCGCGCTGGTTGCGGCGTCAGGGTTGGGTGGCGGCACTCGCTGCTGTGATCGGCCTGAGCGCGTTGCTGTGGGGGGACAGCCTGGCCAGCGGTTTTGTGCTGATGGCGGCGTTGTTGATCGGTGCCGCATTGAGTTTGCCGGTGCTGCTCAACACTGCGTTGAATCTGCTAGTGCGCCGTAGCCGGTCGGTGCTGGGGCAATGGTTTCTCGCCGATTGCCGTCAGCAGTTGCCTGCTTTGAGTCTGGCCTTGATGGCGCTGCTGTTGGCGTTGGCGGCCAACATCGGGGCCGGCAGCATGACGACGGGTTTTCGTCAGACGTTCAGTGATTGGCTGGAGCAACGGCTGACTGCCGAGCTGTACGTCAATCCACAGAACCCGGCGCAAGCCGTCGAACTGCAACAGTGGCTGCTGGAACAAAAGCTCAGCGCGGTGTTGCCCAGCTGGCAGGTCTCGGTGTCGTTGCAGGGCTGGCCGGCGGACCTTTACGGGGTGATCGATCATCCGACCTATCGCGAGCATTGGCCGTTGCTCGAAGCGCTGGGTGAGCGCCCCTGGGATCAGTTGGCGACGCACGACACGGTGATGCTCAGCGAACAACTGGCCCGCCGACTCAAGCTGCGGCTGGGTGACCGTCTGATCATCCCCACGCCACAAGGTGTGTGGTCACCGCAGCTGGTCGGGATCTATGCCGACTACGGCAACCCCAAGGGTCACTTGCTGGTCAACGCCGACCACCTGCTGCGTTACTGGCCGCAACTGACACCGAGTCGCTTCAACCTGCGCGTCGATCCGGCGCAAATCCCGGCGCTGCTGACCGCGCTGCAATCGCGTTTTGCCCTGGACGACAGCCGCATCTATGATCAGGCCCGGCTCAAGGGTTGGTCGACGCAGGTGTTCGAACGGACCTTCGCTGCGACGGCGGCGCTCAACAGTCTGACCCTCGGCGTGGCCGGTGTGGCGCTGTTCATCAGTTTGCTGACCCAGAGTCAGAGTCGTCTCGGACAACTGGCACCGTTGTGGGCGCTGGGCGTGACCCGCCGACAATTGATGGTGCTCAACCTCGGGCAGACCTGGTTGTTGACACTGCTGACATCGGTGGTGGCGGTGCCCCTGGGTCTGGCGCTGGCCTGGTGCCTGGACACGGTGATCAACGTTCAGGCGTTTGGCTGGCGACTGCCGTTACGCGTGTTCCCGCTGCAACTCGCGCAACTGATGGGGGTGGCGATGCTCGCCACCTTGCTGGCCTCGGCCTGGCCATTGTTCAAGCTCTATCGCACGCAACCGGCGGACCTGCTGAGGAGTTTTGCCCATGAGGATTAA
- a CDS encoding anti-sigma factor family protein, with translation MNEINCTLCHELIHGYLDHELDAATTENVAEHLAQCADCQRAHDEMQRLITSVKAHAPYYAAPDALIQQVFATPPLPTSPWQALRDASRKWLAPAFSAAALAMALVLYVATPSPEQPWLDEAVSSHVRSLMAEHLNDVVSSDRHTVKPWFTGKLDFSPPVFDFSAQGFPLLGGRLDYLQHQTTAALSYGRAKHIINVFILPTTETDQPRKSQSIRGYNVVAWQHEHMRFIVISDLEKTELEVFSQLLEQGVF, from the coding sequence ATGAATGAGATCAACTGCACGCTCTGTCACGAACTGATTCATGGCTACCTGGACCATGAACTGGACGCTGCGACCACCGAGAACGTTGCCGAGCACCTGGCGCAATGCGCCGACTGCCAACGCGCGCATGACGAAATGCAACGGCTGATCACCAGCGTCAAGGCGCATGCGCCATATTACGCGGCGCCCGATGCGCTGATTCAACAGGTCTTCGCCACTCCACCGCTACCGACCTCTCCCTGGCAAGCCTTGAGAGACGCCTCACGAAAGTGGCTGGCGCCGGCGTTTTCAGCGGCCGCGCTGGCCATGGCGCTGGTGCTGTATGTGGCCACGCCTTCGCCTGAGCAACCCTGGCTGGACGAAGCGGTGTCCAGCCACGTGCGTTCGCTGATGGCTGAGCACCTGAACGATGTCGTGTCCTCCGACCGGCACACGGTCAAGCCTTGGTTCACCGGCAAGCTGGACTTTTCGCCGCCGGTGTTCGACTTCTCGGCACAGGGTTTCCCTTTACTCGGCGGGCGCCTGGATTACCTGCAACACCAGACGACAGCCGCGCTGTCTTACGGGCGGGCGAAGCACATCATCAACGTGTTCATTCTGCCGACGACAGAAACCGATCAGCCCCGGAAAAGTCAGTCCATCCGCGGCTACAACGTGGTCGCGTGGCAACACGAGCACATGCGTTTTATTGTGATATCCGATCTGGAAAAAACCGAACTGGAAGTCTTCAGCCAGTTGCTTGAACAAGGCGTTTTTTAA
- a CDS encoding cupredoxin domain-containing protein produces the protein MKHLLRVLTLGCLIVSIPAWAEATKIDIKEFMYGPKDLTIAVGTTVTWVNDDQTVHTVVETHKLFHSPALDTNDQFSYQFNTPGTFEYFCALHPQMIGKITVSGAQ, from the coding sequence ATGAAGCATTTACTGCGGGTGCTGACCCTGGGTTGCCTGATCGTTTCGATACCGGCGTGGGCAGAGGCGACAAAAATCGACATCAAGGAGTTCATGTATGGCCCCAAGGACTTGACGATAGCGGTGGGCACCACTGTGACCTGGGTCAACGACGATCAAACAGTCCATACGGTGGTGGAAACCCACAAGCTGTTCCATTCACCGGCGCTCGACACCAATGACCAGTTTTCCTATCAGTTCAATACGCCGGGGACCTTTGAATACTTCTGCGCGCTACACCCGCAGATGATCGGGAAGATCACCGTCAGTGGGGCGCAGTGA
- a CDS encoding ABC transporter ATP-binding protein gives MLEVHGVFKSYATPQGPLAVLQGVDLHLAQGSSLALMGESGSGKSTLLHLIAGLDKVDRGSIRMGDQRLEQMNEGQLANWRRTEIGLVFQQFNLIGSLRVEDNLAFQARLAGRHDLRWQAQLVERLGLGDLLRRYPEQLSGGQQQRVALGRALASRPRLLLADEPTGSLDEHTSDEVLDLLLELLDGSPTSLLMVTHSQRVAARLAAKVLLHGGRLVDAGER, from the coding sequence ATGCTTGAAGTGCACGGCGTGTTCAAAAGCTACGCCACCCCGCAAGGCCCGCTGGCGGTGTTGCAAGGTGTCGATTTGCACCTGGCGCAAGGCAGCAGCCTGGCGCTGATGGGCGAGTCGGGCAGTGGCAAGAGCACCTTGCTGCACTTGATTGCCGGGCTCGACAAGGTCGATCGCGGCAGCATCCGCATGGGCGATCAGCGCCTAGAGCAGATGAACGAAGGGCAACTGGCGAACTGGCGGCGCACTGAAATCGGCCTGGTGTTCCAGCAGTTCAACCTGATTGGCAGCCTGCGGGTCGAGGACAATCTGGCATTTCAGGCACGCTTGGCCGGGCGTCATGACCTGCGTTGGCAAGCGCAATTGGTGGAGCGGCTGGGGCTGGGGGATTTGCTCAGGCGTTATCCGGAGCAACTGTCCGGTGGTCAGCAGCAACGGGTTGCCTTGGGGCGGGCGCTGGCGTCGCGTCCGCGCTTGTTGTTGGCGGACGAGCCAACCGGCAGTCTCGATGAACACACCAGCGACGAGGTGCTCGACTTGCTGCTGGAGCTGCTCGATGGCAGCCCCACCAGTTTGTTGATGGTCACTCACAGCCAACGGGTTGCCGCACGACTGGCAGCAAAAGTGCTGTTGCACGGCGGACGTTTGGTCGACGCAGGCGAGCGCTGA
- a CDS encoding sigma-70 family RNA polymerase sigma factor, with amino-acid sequence MKRFEELFAPHMDAAYNLARWLTGSDSAAHDVVQESAFKAFKFLHRFADGNAKAWFLTIVRNESYNWLKGSTGHRWVAIGDEISQDDLALSHCQTPELLAMRAEDAARVQQALSALPPAFREMIVLKELEEMPYKDIAKVVDIPIGTVMSRLARARVMLKLELLKLQGHE; translated from the coding sequence ATGAAGCGATTTGAGGAGCTGTTTGCGCCGCATATGGATGCCGCCTATAACCTCGCGCGCTGGCTCACTGGCAGTGACAGCGCGGCACACGATGTGGTGCAGGAAAGTGCGTTCAAGGCGTTCAAATTTCTGCATCGCTTCGCAGACGGCAATGCCAAGGCCTGGTTCCTGACGATCGTGCGCAACGAGAGTTACAACTGGCTAAAGGGCTCGACCGGCCATCGTTGGGTCGCCATCGGCGATGAAATCTCGCAAGACGACCTTGCCCTGAGCCACTGCCAGACACCGGAACTGCTCGCCATGCGGGCCGAAGACGCCGCACGGGTTCAGCAGGCACTGAGCGCCCTGCCCCCGGCCTTCCGCGAAATGATCGTCCTCAAGGAGTTGGAAGAGATGCCCTACAAGGACATCGCGAAGGTGGTCGACATACCTATCGGAACCGTCATGTCGAGACTGGCCCGGGCTCGCGTCATGCTCAAGCTGGAACTACTGAAGTTGCAAGGCCATGAATGA
- a CDS encoding DUF6708 domain-containing protein, with the protein MATGNERHPQPARLVKIFRLNDMPSKSKQHDELDLKQRPIAGEARNFATGEAVFLSPLPIPTGQTPMDLGGSFLEVNDTYLDVGSSNLTKPFQARVAVSLPMVVIIVCLLVLPTLMGFATFINPFGRDFWWYFSDFFEFGLWLSVWCGGAAALIGLYAVISTTLTKARTRPIRFNRQRREVCYFPDGSDEPVIQPWEEMVAWLSVSTGVTGVGIMSNYTFGMAIDNPKADTVHFLTQEVMTPIHGLGKWEAIRAYMEKGPQFCPGKAPYEGCHTFDKERADMLEEYQHNERSTLGVGWWYLSHVITWWRFPYWVAEWDHGYSMKALPDSIADWSKPLPPELWAKPSAALKEQSAKIEKAFAQGQDFMTYFKANFSEAQKEPS; encoded by the coding sequence ATGGCTACTGGTAACGAGCGACATCCTCAGCCTGCCCGACTCGTCAAAATTTTCCGGTTGAATGACATGCCTTCCAAATCCAAACAACACGACGAACTCGATCTCAAGCAGCGTCCGATAGCCGGTGAGGCCCGAAATTTTGCAACTGGTGAAGCAGTATTCCTTTCACCGTTGCCAATACCTACCGGGCAAACCCCCATGGATCTGGGTGGCAGCTTTCTGGAGGTAAATGACACTTATCTAGACGTAGGTAGCAGTAACCTCACTAAGCCCTTTCAAGCAAGAGTGGCGGTTTCGCTTCCCATGGTTGTGATTATCGTATGCCTTCTCGTTCTCCCGACCCTTATGGGCTTCGCAACATTCATCAATCCATTTGGGCGCGACTTTTGGTGGTACTTCAGTGATTTTTTTGAGTTTGGTTTATGGCTCTCAGTCTGGTGCGGAGGAGCAGCAGCACTCATTGGTCTTTACGCCGTCATCAGCACCACTCTGACCAAAGCTCGCACCCGGCCCATTCGCTTCAACCGCCAACGCCGCGAAGTCTGTTATTTCCCCGATGGATCCGACGAACCGGTCATTCAACCCTGGGAAGAGATGGTCGCCTGGCTTTCGGTCAGTACCGGCGTCACCGGGGTCGGCATCATGAGCAACTACACCTTCGGTATGGCTATCGATAACCCAAAAGCCGATACCGTGCACTTCTTGACCCAGGAAGTGATGACGCCGATTCATGGCCTAGGCAAATGGGAGGCGATCCGCGCTTATATGGAAAAAGGCCCGCAGTTCTGCCCCGGCAAAGCACCTTACGAAGGCTGCCATACCTTCGATAAAGAGCGGGCAGACATGCTCGAGGAATACCAGCACAACGAGCGCTCCACTCTAGGCGTCGGCTGGTGGTATCTGTCCCATGTCATCACCTGGTGGCGGTTTCCGTACTGGGTCGCCGAATGGGATCATGGCTACAGCATGAAAGCCTTACCTGACTCGATTGCAGATTGGTCGAAACCGTTGCCACCTGAGCTATGGGCCAAGCCGAGTGCAGCACTGAAAGAACAAAGCGCAAAAATCGAAAAAGCCTTCGCTCAGGGGCAGGACTTCATGACCTACTTCAAAGCCAATTTTAGCGAAGCACAAAAGGAACCTTCCTGA
- a CDS encoding DUF2931 family protein, which translates to MKILIALLALLSISACKTVDPLSAKNDPKLPWWGVGFTEPAHMTVWVETSAVEDIKGRLLHDVAAGAAASSNYENGTENARGWSGIGGSGMPVVGSDLPKRIYVRWQSIVERKTYAGWVEISEETRAIMRNSTAQRCHETPQYTANPSASMNLGLAPGGIIQVWVWDDCFSAHKVDRTQVGIEPLGPDQGQYNGYYVDIKESSKRYIERFGIPYGSW; encoded by the coding sequence ATGAAAATCCTGATTGCACTGTTGGCGTTGTTGTCGATAAGCGCCTGCAAAACCGTCGACCCACTCTCGGCCAAAAACGACCCGAAATTGCCTTGGTGGGGTGTCGGTTTTACCGAGCCAGCTCACATGACAGTATGGGTTGAAACCTCCGCAGTCGAGGATATCAAAGGACGGTTGCTTCACGATGTCGCCGCCGGTGCAGCTGCCAGTAGCAACTACGAGAACGGAACGGAAAATGCGCGGGGCTGGTCAGGCATCGGCGGCTCAGGTATGCCGGTGGTGGGTTCCGACCTGCCGAAACGGATCTATGTGCGCTGGCAATCGATTGTCGAGCGCAAGACCTATGCCGGCTGGGTCGAGATTTCTGAAGAGACCCGCGCCATCATGCGTAATTCGACGGCCCAGCGTTGCCATGAAACACCCCAATACACGGCTAATCCCAGTGCAAGCATGAATCTGGGATTGGCTCCAGGCGGCATCATTCAGGTCTGGGTTTGGGACGATTGCTTTAGCGCCCATAAAGTCGATCGGACTCAAGTCGGCATCGAGCCGCTGGGACCCGATCAAGGGCAGTACAACGGGTACTACGTCGATATCAAAGAATCCTCCAAACGTTACATCGAACGTTTCGGCATTCCCTACGGGAGTTGGTAA
- a CDS encoding metallophosphoesterase family protein, translated as MNIRSATHEKRTDGPLDPDRRNLLKCSAWAGAGVIWALSGGIPRAFALSDDGTLSDPKALASTFHFVQISDSHIGFNKEANPDPLKTLQVAIDKVIALPKRPSLILHTGDITHLSKPEEFDAAAHLLKGLPSTVHYIPGEHDTLDEGGGKLYLERYGKGTKGNGWYSFDDHGVHFIALINVFNFQAGHEATLGAEQLAWLQDDLKAVSTSTPVVVFTHIPLWTIYQPWGWGTEDGDQAIAMLRKYGSVTVLNGHIHQVIQKIEGNITFHTARGTAYPQPAPGTAPAPGPMTVPADQLRNYLGITEVKATQGDHPLALIDSTLI; from the coding sequence ATGAACATTCGTTCGGCAACACATGAAAAACGTACAGACGGCCCCTTGGACCCCGACCGCAGAAACCTGCTCAAATGCTCGGCATGGGCTGGCGCCGGCGTCATCTGGGCGTTGAGCGGCGGTATTCCACGAGCCTTTGCCCTGAGTGACGACGGCACGTTATCGGACCCGAAGGCGCTGGCCAGCACCTTTCACTTCGTGCAAATCAGCGATTCGCACATCGGCTTCAACAAGGAAGCCAACCCCGATCCACTCAAGACCTTGCAGGTGGCCATCGACAAGGTCATCGCGCTGCCGAAACGGCCTTCGTTGATCCTCCACACAGGCGACATCACCCACCTCTCCAAACCGGAGGAATTCGACGCCGCGGCGCATTTGCTCAAAGGCCTGCCTTCAACCGTGCACTACATTCCGGGCGAGCACGACACCCTCGATGAAGGCGGTGGCAAGCTCTACCTCGAGCGTTATGGCAAAGGCACCAAAGGCAATGGCTGGTACAGCTTCGACGACCACGGCGTGCACTTCATCGCGCTGATCAACGTCTTCAACTTCCAGGCCGGTCACGAGGCTACCCTCGGAGCCGAGCAACTGGCCTGGCTGCAGGATGATTTAAAGGCGGTGAGCACCAGCACACCGGTTGTGGTGTTCACCCACATTCCGTTGTGGACGATCTATCAGCCATGGGGCTGGGGTACCGAAGACGGCGATCAGGCCATCGCCATGCTGCGCAAATACGGTTCGGTGACGGTCCTCAATGGCCATATCCATCAGGTCATTCAGAAAATCGAGGGCAACATCACCTTTCACACCGCGCGCGGCACGGCTTACCCGCAACCCGCACCCGGTACTGCACCCGCACCGGGCCCCATGACCGTGCCGGCCGATCAACTGCGCAACTACCTGGGGATTACCGAGGTCAAGGCGACGCAGGGCGATCACCCACTGGCGCTGATCGATTCGACACTCATTTAG